The sequence TCATGGTGTCCTCCGCATGTACGCGAGCGCGAATTGCGCCACGCGCAGGACAATCCTCTCATGTTTCACCGGGAATCCATCAAAACGTTTGTGTTGGCGGAGCGCGTCAGGACTCCAGCACATCGAGCCCGGCGAATGCTCAGCAAGGATGAGCTTTCCAGGTCGGTCGTGGGCGCATCGTGTTTCGCTGACCTGGTAGCGGAGGCGAAAGCGATTCGCGCGCTGAGTCCGGGCGAGCGGCCGGGCCGGGACGAAATCGTCCATGGAAGTCGTTTCCGACTCAGGGCCTGCGCCATTCCAGCGCATCCGGCGCTGAACTAGAGTGCTCGCAGGGGCTGAGTCAGCGGGGCGTCTTGAGCAGTCAGGGGTGGAGCATGGGCGGAGGCACGCGCGGAGCATGGCTCCACGGCGTAGCGCTCGTCGGCGTCCTGATGCTCACCGGCGCGGTGCTCGCCACCGCCCTCCCCGCGGACTTCATCTTCGACGACTCGGTGGACGTCGAGCACAACCCCGTGGCCACTCCCACGGGCTTCACCTCGCACCTCGCGCGCACCGTCCGCCCGCTGCTCAAGGCGAGCTACGCGCTCGGCGTGGCGCTGCATGGTCCGGAGGCCCCGGCCCACCGCGCGGTGAACCTGGGCCTGCACCTCGCAGCCACCACGCTCGTCTTCCTCCTCCTGCGGCGCTGGCTCGCCTCGCATCAACCGGAGGCGCGAGACACCGCCCTGCCCTCCCTCGCCGGCGCGGCGCTCTGGGTGCTGCACCCGCTGGTGTGCGACACCGTGATTCCCATCTCCGGCCGCTCCATGGGCCTGTCCACGGTGCTGCTCCTGGGGGCGCTGCTGTTCGCCACAGGAACGCGGCCGCCTCGCGCGGCGGGCGCGGTGTCCGGCGCCGTGCTCGCCCTGCTGGCGCCATTGGCTCGGGAGACGGCGCTGGTGCTCCCGCTGCTGCTCACGTGGTGGCAGGCCACCCTCGGACCTCGCGAGCCCTGGCGCGAGGCCCTTCGGCGCGCGGCTCCCATCTGGGCCGGGACGCTCGTCTCGGCGTTGCTCGTCTTCCTGCTGCCGAGACACCGGGAGCTGGTCGCCTTCAGCGTCGCCAGGCGTGAGCCCTTCGAGGCGCTCCGTGGCAACGTCCACGCCCTGTCCGCCATGCTCCGCCTCTGGGCGGCGCCGTGGGAGCTGAGCATCGACCCGGCCCGGCCTCGCGAGTGGGGCTGGCTGGCCACGCCGACGCTGCTGCGCATGGGCGTCCTCGTCCCGCTGGGGCTCATCGCGCTC comes from Pyxidicoccus parkwaysis and encodes:
- a CDS encoding tetratricopeptide repeat protein, translated to MGGGTRGAWLHGVALVGVLMLTGAVLATALPADFIFDDSVDVEHNPVATPTGFTSHLARTVRPLLKASYALGVALHGPEAPAHRAVNLGLHLAATTLVFLLLRRWLASHQPEARDTALPSLAGAALWVLHPLVCDTVIPISGRSMGLSTVLLLGALLFATGTRPPRAAGAVSGAVLALLAPLARETALVLPLLLTWWQATLGPREPWREALRRAAPIWAGTLVSALLVFLLPRHRELVAFSVARREPFEALRGNVHALSAMLRLWAAPWELSIDPARPREWGWLATPTLLRMGVLVPLGLIALLGRRKVPQLAFALGWALLALAPANSFLWRLDPVGIRPLYLASIAPAMLAGLVLLRARPAPLRAAAWCCALALAVCLGALTESRSALYRSPVALWEDAVRKAPLQARAHTNLGMAYLAQGRLEDAERALARALDLEPWNTSARCGLDALRIRRGATSQDNRELTE